The proteins below come from a single Chryseobacterium nepalense genomic window:
- a CDS encoding acyl-CoA dehydrogenase family protein yields the protein MSYYSLTSIPDYYGIDSLLTEEHKLIRQSVRDWVESFVMPQIDHAAQNHTDIPNLMKELGQIGALGPYIPVEYGGSGLDQISYGLIMQELERGDSAVRSAASVQSSLVMFPINEFGSEEQKKKYLPKLAAGEMIGSFGLTEPNHGSDPGSMETNFKDMGDHYLLNGAKMWITNSPLCDIAVVWAKNEEGKVQGLIVERGMDGFTTPETHNKWSLRASKTGELVFNNVKVSKENLLPGVTGLKGPLSCLNSARYGISWGVIGAAIDCYCTAVQYSKERKQFGKPIGSYQLQQKKLAEFLTEITKAQLLCLQLGTLKNEHKATPAQISMAKRNNVKMAIDIARESRQILGGMGIMGEFPMMRHAANLESVITYEGTHDVHLLITGLDITGINAF from the coding sequence ATGTCATATTATTCCCTTACAAGCATTCCCGATTATTACGGGATTGATTCCTTACTTACCGAAGAACACAAACTTATCCGCCAGTCTGTAAGAGATTGGGTAGAAAGTTTTGTAATGCCACAGATTGATCATGCTGCACAAAACCACACTGATATCCCGAACCTGATGAAAGAATTGGGACAGATCGGAGCTTTAGGACCTTATATTCCTGTCGAATACGGTGGTTCCGGACTGGATCAGATTTCCTACGGGCTGATTATGCAGGAGCTTGAAAGAGGTGATTCTGCCGTGCGTTCTGCGGCTTCCGTACAAAGTTCGCTGGTAATGTTTCCTATCAATGAATTCGGTTCTGAAGAGCAGAAGAAAAAATATTTACCTAAACTCGCAGCCGGAGAAATGATCGGATCCTTCGGTCTTACCGAGCCTAACCACGGCTCTGATCCCGGTTCTATGGAAACCAACTTTAAAGATATGGGAGACCATTATCTTTTAAATGGTGCCAAAATGTGGATTACCAATTCGCCATTGTGCGATATTGCTGTAGTCTGGGCTAAAAATGAAGAAGGCAAAGTACAGGGATTGATTGTTGAAAGAGGGATGGACGGTTTTACTACTCCGGAAACCCACAATAAATGGAGTTTGAGAGCCTCCAAAACAGGAGAACTTGTTTTCAATAATGTGAAAGTTTCAAAAGAAAATTTACTTCCGGGAGTTACCGGATTGAAAGGACCTTTATCTTGTTTAAATTCAGCGAGATATGGTATTTCATGGGGTGTCATCGGTGCTGCTATTGATTGTTACTGTACTGCAGTTCAATACTCTAAAGAAAGAAAGCAGTTCGGGAAACCAATCGGTTCTTATCAGCTGCAACAAAAAAAATTAGCAGAATTTTTAACGGAAATCACGAAAGCTCAGTTACTTTGCCTGCAGTTGGGGACTCTTAAAAATGAGCATAAAGCTACCCCGGCACAGATTTCAATGGCGAAAAGAAACAATGTGAAAATGGCCATTGATATTGCAAGAGAATCCCGACAGATTTTAGGAGGAATGGGAATCATGGGAGAATTCCCAATGATGAGGCATGCTGCGAACCTGGAATCTGTAATAACTTATGAAGGAACTCATGATGTACACCTTCTTATTACAGGTCTTGACATTACCGGAATAAACGCATTTTAA
- a CDS encoding NUDIX hydrolase: MNTEKNKETLRELIDTKDFVAHVSVDCTIFGFHNNILKVLLLKYHDLDLWSLPGGFVFNDEDLREAAERVLHERTHLKDIFLKQFHTFGRIDRTENNVHQILLKNKGIEVPKDHWIFQRFITVGYCSLIDFSIANTFPDAFNETCEWFEVNNLPKMAFDHDRIIETGLEYLRMNINTEVAASNLLPEKFTMKDLQCLYETILGQKFRRNNFQRKILSLNILDRLEKLYDGSANKAPYLYKFKNRIYNPTNQYPISNEEEEN; encoded by the coding sequence ATGAATACCGAAAAAAATAAGGAAACACTCCGGGAACTTATTGATACAAAAGATTTTGTAGCACACGTATCTGTCGACTGCACCATATTCGGTTTTCATAACAATATTCTTAAAGTTTTGCTTTTAAAATACCATGATCTTGATTTGTGGTCTCTTCCGGGAGGTTTTGTATTCAATGATGAAGATCTTCGCGAAGCGGCAGAAAGAGTTTTACATGAAAGAACGCATCTTAAGGATATTTTTCTGAAACAGTTTCACACGTTTGGAAGAATCGACAGAACAGAGAATAATGTGCATCAGATCCTGCTAAAAAATAAAGGTATTGAAGTTCCGAAAGACCACTGGATTTTCCAGCGATTTATCACAGTGGGCTACTGCAGCCTTATCGATTTTTCTATTGCAAATACTTTTCCCGATGCTTTCAATGAAACCTGCGAATGGTTTGAAGTCAACAACTTACCTAAAATGGCTTTCGATCACGACAGAATTATTGAAACCGGACTGGAATATTTAAGAATGAATATCAATACGGAAGTGGCAGCAAGTAACCTTCTTCCCGAAAAATTCACCATGAAAGATCTTCAGTGCCTGTATGAAACAATTTTAGGACAGAAATTCAGAAGAAATAACTTTCAGCGCAAAATCTTAAGCTTAAATATTTTAGACAGACTTGAAAAACTGTATGACGGATCTGCTAATAAAGCGCCCTATTTATACAAATTTAAAAACAGAATTTACAATCCTACCAATCAATACCCTATTTCCAACGAAGAAGAGGAAAACTGA
- a CDS encoding MFS transporter, with product MTTKLSKISLPLRLTFLIFSMVLNCMGIVILQLSEAKVTYEKLGFLESFKDLPIAFISLFAVNFISRFGTKKSLILALTIVGICSLILPFVEVFWFYRLWFAIIGACFAIGKICVFGIIRNNISEEKALAKTMNSVEASFMIGIFVVNTGFGWLISSQYSQFWKFGFLSVSLLCAVTIFLFSKLPVSEPERIRKDNIIKDLAEIFNPILIIFLAVIFSTVFLEQSFNSWLPSFYKKHLKVNSFFALQASSFLALFSYLGRTITANIIHRFSLSRYYIFCISLIIMVLIIIIGIQFFDTEDSRALLFLFPVIGLFLAPLYPVINSKMIARIDKSRANLFTSLIVIFSSLGSSVSSIIMALLFGNELLSFYPLYILSAVIVIFIISLIYFRFADKEI from the coding sequence ATGACAACCAAACTTTCAAAAATTTCACTTCCGCTGCGACTTACTTTTCTAATTTTTTCGATGGTGCTGAATTGTATGGGTATCGTTATCCTCCAGCTTTCAGAGGCAAAAGTTACCTATGAAAAACTTGGTTTTTTAGAATCATTCAAGGATCTTCCGATTGCATTTATTTCACTTTTTGCAGTAAATTTTATAAGCAGATTTGGAACGAAAAAATCACTCATTCTGGCTTTAACAATTGTTGGGATCTGTTCACTTATTTTACCATTTGTGGAAGTATTTTGGTTTTACCGGCTGTGGTTTGCAATCATCGGGGCCTGTTTTGCGATTGGCAAAATATGTGTTTTCGGGATTATCAGGAATAATATTTCAGAAGAAAAAGCACTCGCCAAAACCATGAACAGCGTAGAAGCGTCTTTTATGATAGGAATTTTTGTGGTGAATACAGGTTTCGGATGGCTTATTTCCAGTCAGTATTCACAATTCTGGAAATTCGGATTTTTATCAGTTTCCCTTCTATGTGCTGTTACGATCTTTTTATTTTCAAAACTTCCCGTTTCAGAGCCGGAAAGAATAAGGAAAGATAATATTATAAAAGATCTTGCGGAAATTTTTAATCCGATATTAATCATATTTTTGGCGGTTATTTTTTCTACCGTATTTCTTGAACAGAGTTTTAATTCCTGGCTGCCTTCTTTCTATAAGAAACATTTGAAAGTCAATTCTTTTTTTGCATTGCAGGCTTCATCATTTTTAGCACTATTTTCTTATTTGGGAAGAACAATTACGGCAAATATCATTCACAGATTTTCACTGTCAAGATATTATATTTTTTGTATATCACTTATCATAATGGTACTGATCATCATCATAGGAATACAGTTTTTTGACACCGAAGATTCAAGGGCGCTTTTGTTCCTATTTCCTGTAATAGGATTATTTCTAGCCCCGCTCTACCCTGTTATCAATTCAAAAATGATTGCAAGGATAGATAAATCCAGAGCAAACCTTTTTACATCGCTTATTGTTATTTTTTCGTCTTTAGGAAGTTCTGTAAGTTCTATTATTATGGCCCTTTTATTCGGAAACGAACTGCTGTCTTTCTATCCGCTGTATATCTTATCTGCTGTTATTGTGATATTTATAATTAGTTTAATTTATTTTAGATTTGCAGATAAAGAAATTTAG
- a CDS encoding SusC/RagA family TonB-linked outer membrane protein → MNVRISRSLGMVAVLYFTANFNAQNTKNDTLEKEQKIEEVVMIGYGTQKKSNVTGAISSIKASDIENAPAAGRPEQVLQGRAAGVSVISNSGQPGSAPTIRVRGITSFGAGSNDPLWVVDGIVVDNIGWLNQSDIEGMEILKDGASAAIYGVSAAKGVVLITTKKGAKGRMNISYNGFFGVGNAARKLDLLNASQYATIMNEANANDGRAPMFSNPGSLGVGSDWQKQIFNSAQRQSHEFSLNGGNDKSTFYTSFGYYDQEGIVLRDISNYKRINARFNSTHKVFNFLTIGQTFAYTHVKAQGISDNNEFGGPLSSAINLDPTTPVVVTNVASQPFPSDYTNNANIIRDPNGNPYGISHYVSKEMTNPLAFQETQRGRYRWSDDIVANIFGDLKINKNFNFKSSVNGKLAYWGNQAFTPKSYLSSANSNSTNSLFREIQKKFEWNTENTLTYQNRFGLHNLNVLLGQGYYEYNISYGQNTTYKNLPTNDWQEASFNFDIAPTDKTSNAWDGKQTHKASYFARVVYDYDNRYLFTGTVRRDGSSKFGRNNHWGTFPAMSLGWNVSNESFWPQNNVLNSLKLRGGYGVLGNDAISDFQFANFLVAGSNYTFGDNIIHIGYAPSTLENPDLKWERTSQFNIAADLKLFRNFDLSVDVYRKKSTDILRQVEVPGYLGLINNPWRNIGDMNNDGIEVTLGYKKNWGDFGISANGNFSYLKNEITRLEGGKEYVNFASFQTLGTVSRLEVGQSYGSFYGYQNLGIFQNQAEIDAYTNSNGGLIQANAKPGDFKRLDANGDGKIDENDYVNLGNSVPKYTFGFTLNMNYKNFDLMVFAQGQAGNKIFQGLRRLDIPEANYQTAILDRWTGEGTSNTIARLTKDDPNQNYTRMSDYYLQKGDYLRLKLVQIGYTLSKDAAKTIGASKIRFYVTAENLVTFTKYTGYDPEIAGGDTFGIDRAYYPQARTFLFGANVQF, encoded by the coding sequence ATGAATGTAAGAATATCTAGAAGTTTGGGAATGGTTGCAGTGCTTTATTTTACTGCCAATTTCAATGCCCAGAACACAAAGAATGACACCCTCGAGAAAGAGCAGAAAATCGAAGAGGTTGTAATGATCGGTTATGGAACTCAGAAGAAGAGTAATGTTACCGGTGCTATTTCAAGTATCAAGGCAAGTGATATCGAAAATGCTCCTGCTGCGGGCCGACCGGAGCAGGTTTTGCAAGGTAGGGCAGCGGGTGTCTCTGTAATTTCAAATTCAGGACAGCCTGGAAGTGCCCCTACTATACGTGTCCGTGGAATTACAAGTTTTGGAGCGGGAAGTAACGATCCTTTGTGGGTTGTTGATGGTATCGTAGTAGATAATATCGGCTGGCTAAACCAATCTGACATTGAAGGAATGGAAATTCTAAAAGATGGTGCTTCGGCGGCAATCTATGGTGTTTCTGCAGCAAAAGGGGTCGTATTAATCACTACAAAGAAAGGTGCCAAAGGAAGAATGAATATTTCCTATAATGGTTTTTTTGGAGTAGGAAACGCTGCTAGAAAGCTGGATTTATTAAATGCAAGTCAATACGCTACCATTATGAATGAGGCGAATGCCAATGATGGGCGCGCACCGATGTTTTCTAATCCTGGATCTTTAGGTGTAGGAAGTGACTGGCAAAAACAAATTTTCAATTCTGCACAGCGTCAATCACATGAGTTCAGTCTTAACGGAGGTAATGATAAATCTACTTTTTATACCTCATTTGGATACTATGATCAAGAGGGTATTGTATTAAGAGATATTTCAAATTACAAAAGAATAAACGCAAGATTTAATTCAACACATAAAGTATTTAACTTCTTAACAATAGGTCAGACTTTTGCATACACCCATGTAAAAGCGCAAGGAATTAGTGATAATAATGAATTTGGAGGTCCTTTAAGTTCAGCAATCAACCTTGATCCTACAACACCTGTAGTTGTTACGAATGTTGCAAGCCAGCCATTTCCTAGTGATTATACAAATAATGCCAATATTATAAGAGATCCAAATGGTAATCCATATGGGATTTCACATTATGTGAGTAAAGAGATGACAAATCCTTTAGCATTTCAGGAAACTCAGAGAGGCAGATACAGATGGTCTGATGATATTGTTGCCAATATATTCGGCGACCTGAAAATCAATAAGAATTTCAATTTTAAATCAAGTGTAAATGGTAAGTTAGCTTACTGGGGAAATCAGGCATTTACTCCTAAATCTTACTTAAGCTCTGCTAATTCAAATTCTACAAACAGTTTATTCCGGGAGATTCAGAAAAAGTTTGAATGGAATACCGAAAATACCCTTACATACCAAAACAGATTTGGCTTACATAACTTAAATGTGTTATTGGGGCAAGGATATTATGAATATAACATTTCTTACGGACAAAATACAACATATAAAAATCTTCCAACAAATGACTGGCAGGAAGCATCTTTCAATTTTGATATTGCGCCAACCGATAAAACATCAAATGCCTGGGACGGAAAGCAGACACACAAGGCTTCTTATTTTGCTAGGGTAGTTTATGACTATGATAACAGATATCTTTTCACAGGAACTGTTCGTAGAGACGGATCATCAAAATTCGGAAGAAATAATCACTGGGGAACATTCCCTGCAATGTCCTTGGGATGGAATGTATCTAATGAAAGTTTCTGGCCGCAAAATAATGTATTAAACAGCCTGAAACTAAGAGGTGGATATGGTGTATTAGGAAATGATGCTATTTCTGATTTCCAATTTGCAAACTTCCTGGTTGCGGGAAGTAATTATACTTTTGGTGATAATATTATCCATATTGGTTATGCTCCAAGCACTCTGGAAAATCCGGATTTGAAATGGGAAAGAACTTCTCAATTTAATATTGCTGCAGATCTTAAACTGTTTAGAAACTTCGACCTAAGTGTTGATGTTTACCGAAAAAAAAGCACAGATATCTTAAGGCAGGTTGAAGTTCCTGGTTATCTGGGATTAATAAATAATCCTTGGAGAAATATTGGGGATATGAACAACGATGGTATTGAAGTTACTTTGGGATATAAGAAAAACTGGGGCGATTTCGGAATTTCTGCAAATGGTAATTTCTCTTATCTAAAGAATGAGATTACAAGGCTTGAAGGAGGAAAAGAGTATGTTAATTTTGCTTCATTCCAAACTCTAGGAACTGTTTCAAGATTAGAGGTAGGTCAGTCTTACGGTTCTTTCTATGGATATCAGAATTTAGGAATATTCCAGAATCAGGCAGAAATTGATGCTTATACAAACTCAAACGGAGGATTAATTCAGGCTAATGCAAAACCTGGAGATTTTAAGAGATTAGACGCCAACGGAGATGGTAAAATAGATGAGAATGATTATGTAAATCTCGGAAATTCTGTACCAAAATATACTTTTGGGTTTACTTTAAATATGAATTACAAAAACTTTGACCTTATGGTATTTGCACAGGGACAGGCAGGAAATAAAATTTTTCAGGGTTTAAGAAGGCTTGATATTCCTGAAGCTAATTATCAAACAGCAATTCTTGATCGTTGGACGGGTGAAGGTACATCCAATACAATTGCAAGACTTACAAAAGATGATCCTAACCAAAATTATACAAGAATGTCTGATTATTATCTTCAAAAAGGAGATTATCTTCGTTTAAAATTAGTTCAGATAGGATATACACTTTCTAAAGATGCCGCAAAAACTATTGGTGCTTCTAAAATACGATTTTATGTAACAGCAGAAAACTTAGTGACATTTACAAAATATACAGGTTACGATCCTGAAATTGCAGGAGGAGATACATTTGGTATTGACAGAGCTTATTATCCACAGGCCAGAACGTTTCTTTTTGGTGCTAATGTTCAATTTTAA
- a CDS encoding RagB/SusD family nutrient uptake outer membrane protein, which translates to MKNKRFIYKSVSVLMLAGIGLGSISCNNSNLEDVQNTGTFDSSNYFQNEEQSYSGLIATYDMLRKYSGGFENMVTFFNGASDDFYSGGGNSSDGAGIQGFSNYSINPVIMPASYWKDYYQGIAKANLLLDRIPNANMNDQTRKRFIAEAKVLRSLYYFELLRMFKNIPLVLKPILVTDDYYNIPQAKPEDVYSQIEGDIISAINDLPMTIPASNKAELGRITQGSARAILGKIYLYDKKYTQAAAEFAQVNGTPGGTSQYGYKLVTNFADLWAVDNKFTSESILEVMHTNGSNADWGFWGSGKDEGNSVNQMVGIISYGKVDTSPVVNTAPNIHKGWGFNPATDNLFAFMQGDPRLDATIFNAKALVQQNKITYSPGFRDTGYFLNKYLPRTQDETTLPGVVELNFRQNYIAIRLADTYLMEAEALGGSGARAQALLDAVRARVGLSSVPVSMQAIKDERRRELAGEGHRWFDLVRWGDAPAILGSRGFTAGKNEILPIPFNELTNTALKQNPGY; encoded by the coding sequence ATGAAAAATAAAAGATTTATATATAAAAGTGTTTCTGTATTAATGCTTGCAGGAATTGGCTTAGGATCAATTTCTTGTAATAATAGTAATCTTGAAGATGTTCAGAATACTGGAACTTTTGATTCAAGCAACTATTTTCAGAACGAAGAACAATCATATTCCGGACTTATAGCTACTTACGATATGCTAAGAAAATATTCCGGCGGATTCGAGAATATGGTAACATTTTTTAATGGAGCTTCGGACGATTTCTACTCAGGAGGAGGAAACTCTTCAGATGGTGCAGGTATTCAGGGGTTTTCAAATTATTCTATAAATCCGGTTATAATGCCGGCAAGTTACTGGAAAGATTATTATCAGGGAATTGCAAAAGCAAATTTATTGTTAGATAGAATTCCTAATGCCAATATGAATGATCAGACAAGAAAAAGATTCATTGCTGAAGCAAAAGTTTTAAGATCATTATATTATTTTGAATTGCTAAGGATGTTCAAAAATATCCCATTGGTGCTAAAACCTATTTTGGTAACAGACGATTACTACAATATTCCTCAAGCTAAACCGGAAGATGTCTATAGCCAGATAGAAGGAGATATTATCTCTGCTATCAACGATCTTCCAATGACTATTCCGGCATCCAATAAAGCCGAGTTAGGAAGAATTACACAAGGCTCTGCTCGTGCTATTTTAGGAAAAATTTATCTTTATGATAAAAAATATACACAGGCTGCTGCAGAATTTGCACAGGTAAACGGAACTCCTGGAGGCACAAGCCAATATGGATATAAATTGGTGACAAATTTTGCAGATCTGTGGGCTGTTGATAATAAATTTACTTCAGAATCCATTTTGGAAGTAATGCATACAAATGGAAGTAATGCAGATTGGGGATTCTGGGGTTCAGGGAAAGATGAAGGGAACTCTGTAAATCAAATGGTAGGAATTATCTCTTACGGCAAAGTTGATACTTCCCCAGTTGTAAATACTGCTCCAAACATCCATAAGGGTTGGGGGTTCAATCCAGCAACTGACAATTTATTTGCATTTATGCAGGGAGATCCACGTTTGGATGCCACAATTTTTAATGCTAAAGCTTTAGTTCAGCAAAATAAAATTACCTATTCTCCAGGATTTAGGGATACTGGATATTTCCTAAATAAATATTTACCAAGAACACAGGATGAGACCACCCTGCCAGGAGTTGTAGAATTAAATTTCCGCCAAAACTATATTGCCATAAGACTTGCGGATACCTACTTAATGGAGGCTGAAGCACTAGGGGGTTCTGGAGCAAGGGCACAGGCTTTATTAGATGCGGTAAGAGCAAGAGTCGGGCTATCTTCAGTTCCTGTTTCGATGCAGGCGATTAAAGACGAAAGAAGAAGAGAACTTGCCGGAGAAGGACACAGATGGTTCGATTTAGTTAGATGGGGAGATGCTCCGGCAATTTTAGGATCAAGAGGATTCACGGCCGGTAAGAATGAAATTCTTCCGATTCCTTTCAATGAACTTACAAATACCGCTTTAAAACAAAACCCTGGTTATTAA
- a CDS encoding glycoside hydrolase family 30 protein gives MNSQYSYSFLFRSAALCGVALLSFLNCSSTSSDLANNNDNSGNNGGGGATGDPVQVWLTKGDQSVKLQQQSTAYFSGNQNSGTTIEVDASQVFQTVDGFGYTLTGGSVQVINQLNAAKKQELLNDLFSSSGIGISYLRISIGASDLNSEVFSYDDMPTGQTDPTLAQFSLTKDQAVIQMLKDILVINPNIKILATPWSPPVWMKDNGNSMGGSLKPEFYGVYAQYFVKYIQAMQAQGIRIDAITPQNEPLHPGNNPSMYMSAGDQATFIKNNLGPAFQAANITTKIIAYDHNCDNPAYPLSILNDAAANPYVDGSAFHLYAGDISALGTVHNLFPNKNVYFTEQWTSSTGNFGGDLDWHTKNIIIGSMRNWSRTALEWNVANDASFGPHTPGGCTQCKGAVTITGSAAYDKNVAYYIIAHASKFVPANSQRIESTQGDNLSTVAFKTPAGKTVLIVQNRNSTDKAFNIKYNQKTAPVTISGSSTATYIF, from the coding sequence ATGAACTCACAATATTCATATAGTTTCTTATTCAGAAGTGCTGCACTTTGCGGTGTAGCGCTTCTTTCTTTTTTAAACTGTAGCAGCACATCTTCGGATCTGGCAAATAATAATGATAACTCCGGGAACAACGGAGGGGGAGGTGCCACGGGAGATCCTGTACAGGTATGGCTTACCAAAGGAGACCAGTCTGTAAAATTACAACAACAGAGTACCGCCTACTTTTCAGGAAATCAAAACTCGGGAACAACCATTGAAGTTGATGCTTCACAGGTATTCCAGACGGTTGATGGTTTTGGGTACACCTTAACCGGGGGAAGTGTGCAGGTGATCAATCAGCTGAATGCTGCTAAAAAGCAGGAGCTTCTAAACGATTTATTCAGCAGCTCGGGAATCGGAATCAGCTATTTAAGAATCAGCATCGGCGCTTCAGACCTTAACAGTGAAGTTTTTTCCTATGATGATATGCCGACAGGACAGACAGATCCTACATTGGCACAGTTTAGCCTTACAAAAGACCAGGCAGTTATTCAGATGTTAAAAGACATTCTGGTAATTAATCCGAATATTAAAATATTGGCTACTCCATGGTCGCCACCGGTTTGGATGAAAGATAACGGAAACAGCATGGGAGGAAGTTTAAAACCTGAATTTTATGGGGTGTATGCACAATATTTCGTGAAATATATTCAGGCAATGCAGGCACAGGGAATTAGGATTGATGCCATAACGCCTCAGAATGAACCTCTACACCCGGGTAATAATCCCAGCATGTACATGAGTGCGGGAGATCAGGCAACTTTCATTAAAAACAATTTGGGCCCGGCATTCCAGGCTGCAAATATTACAACAAAGATCATTGCTTACGATCACAACTGTGATAATCCGGCTTATCCTTTATCCATATTGAATGATGCTGCAGCAAATCCTTATGTAGATGGATCTGCATTTCATTTATATGCCGGAGATATTTCAGCATTGGGAACCGTTCACAATTTATTTCCTAATAAAAATGTCTATTTTACAGAACAGTGGACAAGCTCCACAGGAAATTTCGGCGGAGATTTGGATTGGCACACAAAAAACATTATTATTGGATCTATGAGAAACTGGAGCAGGACAGCTTTGGAATGGAATGTAGCCAATGATGCATCATTCGGGCCTCATACACCGGGTGGTTGTACGCAGTGTAAAGGTGCGGTTACCATTACCGGATCTGCAGCGTATGATAAAAATGTTGCCTATTATATTATTGCTCACGCCTCGAAATTTGTTCCTGCAAATTCTCAGAGAATTGAATCTACACAAGGGGATAACCTCTCAACCGTAGCTTTCAAAACTCCGGCAGGAAAAACGGTTTTAATTGTTCAGAACCGCAATTCAACGGATAAAGCATTTAATATTAAATATAATCAGAAAACGGCCCCTGTTACCATTTCAGGAAGCTCAACGGCGACCTATATTTTTTAA